One part of the Augochlora pura isolate Apur16 chromosome 3, APUR_v2.2.1, whole genome shotgun sequence genome encodes these proteins:
- the Vinc gene encoding vinculin isoform X4 — translation MPVFHTKTIESILEPVAQQVSRLVILHEEAEDGNAIPDLGRPVQAVSMAVANLVKVGKETINSSDDALLKQDMPAALQRVEGASRLLEEASAMLKQDPYSGPARKKLIEGSRGILQGTSSLLLCFDESEVRKIIRECKRVLDYLAVTEVIETMEDLVYFLKNLSPCLSIVSKEVSAREKELTHQVHREILVRCLDQVKTLAPILICSMKIFIHIISQGGKGAEEAAENRNYLSGRMSEELNEIIRVLQLTTYDEEEWDADQLTVLKKAQSAIESRIRAAYDWLDDGLALRGGVREKCLRQIVEQAQRLADRYLPPSQSEPLNKLTSQIVTMINALCELRQNERGTTPQAEALARGIKEKVNELRSSIASAIVAADKSGTTQTAHTVAGRLEQANKWLLNPQNDDKGLGQRAIALIIHEGKKNQQHVTSVAEGLPGIHKAEILQLCDEVDNLSHQLGDLCAHGLGNTPRAQEIARQLSHKLYELKNRIRQAVVSRVVEDFIDITTPLKQFTDAVLAPEGTPGRDQNFNDKTHALQTFSNRAAKTARMVAAGGSGGNKKLAEALTASASQVESLTPQLINAGRIRMTYPNSKAADEHFENLRQQYAGTMQRARALCDEATDSGDFIRTSEEQMQKHSFLCEEAIAKSHPQKMVDNTAAIARLANRVILVAKQESDNSEDPAFIQRVNYATDILQNSVAPMVQDAKLVAININDSNAISHWRESNRALLANVGHVRKAIAVQPDVIPPPDVSQLHLNDDEQLPSRRYNYFTDKVGEPLRNQPSPSNLCVISPNLNTNKPQHRAISPLPKWAREGDNPDLLYQELASDNELEKSVHDGEVAPPRPPLPGGDIAPPRPPPPETDDEDEMFMHAPQPNQPIMMAAHGLHQEVRQWSSKDNEIIAAAKKMAILMGRLSGLVRGEGGNKRDLIACAKAIAEASQEVTRLAKELARECTDKRIRTNLLQVCERIPTIGTQLKILSTVKATMLGEQETLPTWEELMLYGTEEDQEATDMLVGNAQNLMQSVKETVRAAECASIKIRTASGMKLRWVRRQPWYQY, via the exons ATGCCGGTATTTCACACGAAAACTATAGAAAGTATTCTCGAACCTGTAGCACAACAG GTTTCGAGACTCGTTATTTTACATGAAGAAGCTGAAGATGGAAATGCAATACCTGACTTGGGCAGACCTGTCCAAGCAGTTAGTATGGCAGTGGCAAACCTTGTAAAG GTGGGcaaagaaacaataaattcttctgatgATGCTTTACTTAAACAAGACATGCCTGCTGCATTGCAACGTGTGGAAGGTGCTTCACGTCTTCTGGAAGAAGCATCAGCTATGCTTAAACAAGATCCTTATTCTGGACCAGCTAG gAAAAAGCTCATAGAAGGTTCGCGTGGTATTCTTCAAGGAACCAGTTCACTTTTGCTGTGTTTTGATGAAAGTGAAGTTCGCAAAATTATCAGAGAATGTAAACGAGTTTTAGATTATTTAGCAGTGACTGAAGTTATTGAAACCATGGAGGATCtagtttattttcttaaaaacttGAGTCCCTGCCTTAGCATAGTATCAAAAGAAGTGAGTGCTCGTGAGAAAGAGCTGACTCATCAAGTGCATAGAGAGATTCTTGTTCGATGCTTGGACCAG GTAAAAACTCTTGCACCAATTCTTATTTGCtccatgaaaatttttattcatattatatctCAAGGAGGTAAGGGAGCGGAAGAAGCAgcagaaaatcgaaattatttatctggTAGAATGTCTGaggaattaaacgaaattattagagTATTGCAGTTAACGACCTATGATGAGGAAGAGTGGGATGCTGATCAGTTAACA GTTCTTAAAAAAGCCCAGAGCGCTATTGAGTCGAGAATAAGAGCAGCATATGATTGGTTAGATGACGGACTTGCCCTTCGCGGCGGAGTAAGAGAGAAATGTCTTCGTCAAATAGTAGAACAAGCCCAACGTTTGGCGGATAGATATCTTCCTCCATCGCAATCGGAaccattgaataaattaacttCACAAATTGTTACTATGATCAATGCTCTTTGTGAGTTACGACAGAATGAAAGAG GAACAACACCACAAGCGGAGGCTTTAGCGCGCGGTATTAAAGAAAAGGTGAACGAACTTAGAAGTTCTATCGCATCCGCTATAGTGGCTGCCGACAAATCTGGAACTACTCAGACTGCTCACACGGTCGCAGGTCGTCTAGAACAAGCTAACAAATGGTTGTTGAATCCTCAAAACGATGATAAAGGACTTGGCCAGAGAGCTATAGCACTGATCATACATGAAGGAAAAAAG AATCAGCAACACGTAACGAGC GTTGCTGAAGGTTTGCCGGGCATACACAAGGCAGAGATTCTGCAGTTGTGTGACGAAGTTGATAATCTTTCTCATCAACTTGGAGATCTTTGTGCTCATGGACTAGGGAATACACCACGGGCTCAAGAAATTGCTCGTCAGTTATCACATAAATTGTACGAGTTGAAGAACAGAATACGGCAGGCAGTTGTATCCAGAGTGGTTGAAGATTTTATCGACATCACGACACCTTTGAAACAGTTTACGGATGCTGTGCTAGCCCCAGAAGGTACACCAGGACGCGATCAGAACTTCAACGATAAAACACATGCTcttcaaacattttctaataGGGCGGCCAAGACAGCCAGGATGGTAGCTGCTGGTg GGAGTGGTGGAAACAAAAAGCTAGCAGAAGCATTGACCGCAAGTGCATCACAAGTCGAGTCGTTGACTCCTCAGTTGATAAACGCTGGACGAATTCGAATGACGTATCCGAACAGTAAAGCTGCAGAtgaacattttgaaaatttaagacAGCAGTATGCAGGAACAATGCAAAGGGCTCGAGCATTATGTGACGAGGCAACAGATAGTGGTGACTTTATTAGAACTTCTGAAGAACAAATGCAAAAGCACTCGTTCCTTTGTGAAGAAGCTATTGCTAAGAGTCATCCACAAAAAATGGTAGATAATACAGCCGCCATCGCTAGACTGGCTAATCGAGTGATTCTGGTGGCTAAACAGGAAAGCGATAATAGCGAAGATCCTGCCTTCATTCAGAGAGTTAACTATGCAACGGATATACTTCAAAATA GCGTTGCACCAATGGTACAAGATGCAAAGCTGgttgcaattaatataaatgatagtAATGCAATCTCTCATTGGAGAGAAAGCAACCGAGCA CTCTTGGCTAATGTTGGTCATGTACGTAAAGCTATTGCGGTGCAACCCGATGTCATACCTCCGCCAGATGTGTCACAATTACATCTTAATGATG ACGAACAATTGCCAAGCCGTCGATATAATTACTTCACAGACAAAG TTGGTGAACCTTTAAGAAATCAGCCATCGCCAAGCAATTTATGTGTCATCAGCCCTAATCTGAACACAAATAAACCCCAACATCGCGCTATCAGTCCATTACCAAAGTGGGCACGTGAAG gaGATAACCCTGATCTCCTGTATCAAGAACTGGCTTCTGACAACGAGTTAGAAAAATCAGTTCACGATGGag aAGTCGCACCACCACGTCCCCCATTACCTGGTGGAGACATAGCACCTCCAAGACCTCCACCTCCAGAAACAGATGACGAGGACGAAATGTTCATGCATGCGCCACAACCTAATCAGCCTATAATG ATGGCAGCTCATGGCTTACATCAAGAAGTACGACAATGGTCCAGCAAAGACAATGAGATTATTGCAGCTGCAAAGAAGATGGCTATTTTGATGGGTAGATTGTCAGGTTTAGTCAGAGGCGAAGGTGGCAACAAGCGAGATTTAATTGCTTGTGCAAAAGCTATTGCAGAAGCCTCTCAAGAAGTGACTCGTCTAGCCAAAGAACTAGCTAGGGAATGTACTGATAAACGTATTCGTACA AACCTTCTTCAAGTTTGCGAGCGTATACCCACTATAGGCACacaactgaaaatattatcaacaGTCAAAGCTACTATGCTAGGTGAACAAG AGACGCTCCCCACCTGGGAAGAATTGATGCtttatg GTACAGAAGAAGACCAAGAAGCCACAGACATGCTCGTCGGGAACGCCCAAAATCTTATGCAGAGCGTAAAGGAAACTGTCCGTGCAGCAGAATGTGCAAGCATAAAGATACGAACAGCTTCTGGTATGAAGTTGCGCTGGGTACGACGCCAGCCTTGGTACCAATATTGA
- the Vinc gene encoding vinculin isoform X5: MPVFHTKTIESILEPVAQQVSRLVILHEEAEDGNAIPDLGRPVQAVSMAVANLVKVGKETINSSDDALLKQDMPAALQRVEGASRLLEEASAMLKQDPYSGPARKKLIEGSRGILQGTSSLLLCFDESEVRKIIRECKRVLDYLAVTEVIETMEDLVYFLKNLSPCLSIVSKEVSAREKELTHQVHREILVRCLDQVKTLAPILICSMKIFIHIISQGGKGAEEAAENRNYLSGRMSEELNEIIRVLQLTTYDEEEWDADQLTVLKKAQSAIESRIRAAYDWLDDGLALRGGVREKCLRQIVEQAQRLADRYLPPSQSEPLNKLTSQIVTMINALCELRQNERGTTPQAEALARGIKEKVNELRSSIASAIVAADKSGTTQTAHTVAGRLEQANKWLLNPQNDDKGLGQRAIALIIHEGKKNQQHVTSVAEGLPGIHKAEILQLCDEVDNLSHQLGDLCAHGLGNTPRAQEIARQLSHKLYELKNRIRQAVVSRVVEDFIDITTPLKQFTDAVLAPEGTPGRDQNFNDKTHALQTFSNRAAKTARMVAAGGSGGNKKLAEALTASASQVESLTPQLINAGRIRMTYPNSKAADEHFENLRQQYAGTMQRARALCDEATDSGDFIRTSEEQMQKHSFLCEEAIAKSHPQKMVDNTAAIARLANRVILVAKQESDNSEDPAFIQRVNYATDILQNSVAPMVQDAKLVAININDSNAISHWRESNRALLANVGHVRKAIAVQPDVIPPPDVSQLHLNDDEQLPSRRYNYFTDKVGEPLRNQPSPSNLCVISPNLNTNKPQHRAISPLPKWAREGDNPDLLYQELASDNELEKSVHDGGYYCDYDNDDEVAPPRPPLPGGDIAPPRPPPPETDDEDEMFMHAPQPNQPIMMAAHGLHQEVRQWSSKDNEIIAAAKKMAILMGRLSGLVRGEGGNKRDLIACAKAIAEASQEVTRLAKELARECTDKRIRTNLLQVCERIPTIGTQLKILSTVKATMLGEQGTEEDQEATDMLVGNAQNLMQSVKETVRAAECASIKIRTASGMKLRWVRRQPWYQY; this comes from the exons ATGCCGGTATTTCACACGAAAACTATAGAAAGTATTCTCGAACCTGTAGCACAACAG GTTTCGAGACTCGTTATTTTACATGAAGAAGCTGAAGATGGAAATGCAATACCTGACTTGGGCAGACCTGTCCAAGCAGTTAGTATGGCAGTGGCAAACCTTGTAAAG GTGGGcaaagaaacaataaattcttctgatgATGCTTTACTTAAACAAGACATGCCTGCTGCATTGCAACGTGTGGAAGGTGCTTCACGTCTTCTGGAAGAAGCATCAGCTATGCTTAAACAAGATCCTTATTCTGGACCAGCTAG gAAAAAGCTCATAGAAGGTTCGCGTGGTATTCTTCAAGGAACCAGTTCACTTTTGCTGTGTTTTGATGAAAGTGAAGTTCGCAAAATTATCAGAGAATGTAAACGAGTTTTAGATTATTTAGCAGTGACTGAAGTTATTGAAACCATGGAGGATCtagtttattttcttaaaaacttGAGTCCCTGCCTTAGCATAGTATCAAAAGAAGTGAGTGCTCGTGAGAAAGAGCTGACTCATCAAGTGCATAGAGAGATTCTTGTTCGATGCTTGGACCAG GTAAAAACTCTTGCACCAATTCTTATTTGCtccatgaaaatttttattcatattatatctCAAGGAGGTAAGGGAGCGGAAGAAGCAgcagaaaatcgaaattatttatctggTAGAATGTCTGaggaattaaacgaaattattagagTATTGCAGTTAACGACCTATGATGAGGAAGAGTGGGATGCTGATCAGTTAACA GTTCTTAAAAAAGCCCAGAGCGCTATTGAGTCGAGAATAAGAGCAGCATATGATTGGTTAGATGACGGACTTGCCCTTCGCGGCGGAGTAAGAGAGAAATGTCTTCGTCAAATAGTAGAACAAGCCCAACGTTTGGCGGATAGATATCTTCCTCCATCGCAATCGGAaccattgaataaattaacttCACAAATTGTTACTATGATCAATGCTCTTTGTGAGTTACGACAGAATGAAAGAG GAACAACACCACAAGCGGAGGCTTTAGCGCGCGGTATTAAAGAAAAGGTGAACGAACTTAGAAGTTCTATCGCATCCGCTATAGTGGCTGCCGACAAATCTGGAACTACTCAGACTGCTCACACGGTCGCAGGTCGTCTAGAACAAGCTAACAAATGGTTGTTGAATCCTCAAAACGATGATAAAGGACTTGGCCAGAGAGCTATAGCACTGATCATACATGAAGGAAAAAAG AATCAGCAACACGTAACGAGC GTTGCTGAAGGTTTGCCGGGCATACACAAGGCAGAGATTCTGCAGTTGTGTGACGAAGTTGATAATCTTTCTCATCAACTTGGAGATCTTTGTGCTCATGGACTAGGGAATACACCACGGGCTCAAGAAATTGCTCGTCAGTTATCACATAAATTGTACGAGTTGAAGAACAGAATACGGCAGGCAGTTGTATCCAGAGTGGTTGAAGATTTTATCGACATCACGACACCTTTGAAACAGTTTACGGATGCTGTGCTAGCCCCAGAAGGTACACCAGGACGCGATCAGAACTTCAACGATAAAACACATGCTcttcaaacattttctaataGGGCGGCCAAGACAGCCAGGATGGTAGCTGCTGGTg GGAGTGGTGGAAACAAAAAGCTAGCAGAAGCATTGACCGCAAGTGCATCACAAGTCGAGTCGTTGACTCCTCAGTTGATAAACGCTGGACGAATTCGAATGACGTATCCGAACAGTAAAGCTGCAGAtgaacattttgaaaatttaagacAGCAGTATGCAGGAACAATGCAAAGGGCTCGAGCATTATGTGACGAGGCAACAGATAGTGGTGACTTTATTAGAACTTCTGAAGAACAAATGCAAAAGCACTCGTTCCTTTGTGAAGAAGCTATTGCTAAGAGTCATCCACAAAAAATGGTAGATAATACAGCCGCCATCGCTAGACTGGCTAATCGAGTGATTCTGGTGGCTAAACAGGAAAGCGATAATAGCGAAGATCCTGCCTTCATTCAGAGAGTTAACTATGCAACGGATATACTTCAAAATA GCGTTGCACCAATGGTACAAGATGCAAAGCTGgttgcaattaatataaatgatagtAATGCAATCTCTCATTGGAGAGAAAGCAACCGAGCA CTCTTGGCTAATGTTGGTCATGTACGTAAAGCTATTGCGGTGCAACCCGATGTCATACCTCCGCCAGATGTGTCACAATTACATCTTAATGATG ACGAACAATTGCCAAGCCGTCGATATAATTACTTCACAGACAAAG TTGGTGAACCTTTAAGAAATCAGCCATCGCCAAGCAATTTATGTGTCATCAGCCCTAATCTGAACACAAATAAACCCCAACATCGCGCTATCAGTCCATTACCAAAGTGGGCACGTGAAG gaGATAACCCTGATCTCCTGTATCAAGAACTGGCTTCTGACAACGAGTTAGAAAAATCAGTTCACGATGGag GCTATTATTGTGATTATGATAATGATGATG aAGTCGCACCACCACGTCCCCCATTACCTGGTGGAGACATAGCACCTCCAAGACCTCCACCTCCAGAAACAGATGACGAGGACGAAATGTTCATGCATGCGCCACAACCTAATCAGCCTATAATG ATGGCAGCTCATGGCTTACATCAAGAAGTACGACAATGGTCCAGCAAAGACAATGAGATTATTGCAGCTGCAAAGAAGATGGCTATTTTGATGGGTAGATTGTCAGGTTTAGTCAGAGGCGAAGGTGGCAACAAGCGAGATTTAATTGCTTGTGCAAAAGCTATTGCAGAAGCCTCTCAAGAAGTGACTCGTCTAGCCAAAGAACTAGCTAGGGAATGTACTGATAAACGTATTCGTACA AACCTTCTTCAAGTTTGCGAGCGTATACCCACTATAGGCACacaactgaaaatattatcaacaGTCAAAGCTACTATGCTAGGTGAACAAG GTACAGAAGAAGACCAAGAAGCCACAGACATGCTCGTCGGGAACGCCCAAAATCTTATGCAGAGCGTAAAGGAAACTGTCCGTGCAGCAGAATGTGCAAGCATAAAGATACGAACAGCTTCTGGTATGAAGTTGCGCTGGGTACGACGCCAGCCTTGGTACCAATATTGA
- the Vinc gene encoding vinculin isoform X6, whose protein sequence is MPVFHTKTIESILEPVAQQVSRLVILHEEAEDGNAIPDLGRPVQAVSMAVANLVKVGKETINSSDDALLKQDMPAALQRVEGASRLLEEASAMLKQDPYSGPARKKLIEGSRGILQGTSSLLLCFDESEVRKIIRECKRVLDYLAVTEVIETMEDLVYFLKNLSPCLSIVSKEVSAREKELTHQVHREILVRCLDQVKTLAPILICSMKIFIHIISQGGKGAEEAAENRNYLSGRMSEELNEIIRVLQLTTYDEEEWDADQLTVLKKAQSAIESRIRAAYDWLDDGLALRGGVREKCLRQIVEQAQRLADRYLPPSQSEPLNKLTSQIVTMINALCELRQNERGTTPQAEALARGIKEKVNELRSSIASAIVAADKSGTTQTAHTVAGRLEQANKWLLNPQNDDKGLGQRAIALIIHEGKKVAEGLPGIHKAEILQLCDEVDNLSHQLGDLCAHGLGNTPRAQEIARQLSHKLYELKNRIRQAVVSRVVEDFIDITTPLKQFTDAVLAPEGTPGRDQNFNDKTHALQTFSNRAAKTARMVAAGGSGGNKKLAEALTASASQVESLTPQLINAGRIRMTYPNSKAADEHFENLRQQYAGTMQRARALCDEATDSGDFIRTSEEQMQKHSFLCEEAIAKSHPQKMVDNTAAIARLANRVILVAKQESDNSEDPAFIQRVNYATDILQNSVAPMVQDAKLVAININDSNAISHWRESNRALLANVGHVRKAIAVQPDVIPPPDVSQLHLNDDEQLPSRRYNYFTDKVGEPLRNQPSPSNLCVISPNLNTNKPQHRAISPLPKWAREGDNPDLLYQELASDNELEKSVHDGEVAPPRPPLPGGDIAPPRPPPPETDDEDEMFMHAPQPNQPIMMAAHGLHQEVRQWSSKDNEIIAAAKKMAILMGRLSGLVRGEGGNKRDLIACAKAIAEASQEVTRLAKELARECTDKRIRTNLLQVCERIPTIGTQLKILSTVKATMLGEQGTEEDQEATDMLVGNAQNLMQSVKETVRAAECASIKIRTASGMKLRWVRRQPWYQY, encoded by the exons ATGCCGGTATTTCACACGAAAACTATAGAAAGTATTCTCGAACCTGTAGCACAACAG GTTTCGAGACTCGTTATTTTACATGAAGAAGCTGAAGATGGAAATGCAATACCTGACTTGGGCAGACCTGTCCAAGCAGTTAGTATGGCAGTGGCAAACCTTGTAAAG GTGGGcaaagaaacaataaattcttctgatgATGCTTTACTTAAACAAGACATGCCTGCTGCATTGCAACGTGTGGAAGGTGCTTCACGTCTTCTGGAAGAAGCATCAGCTATGCTTAAACAAGATCCTTATTCTGGACCAGCTAG gAAAAAGCTCATAGAAGGTTCGCGTGGTATTCTTCAAGGAACCAGTTCACTTTTGCTGTGTTTTGATGAAAGTGAAGTTCGCAAAATTATCAGAGAATGTAAACGAGTTTTAGATTATTTAGCAGTGACTGAAGTTATTGAAACCATGGAGGATCtagtttattttcttaaaaacttGAGTCCCTGCCTTAGCATAGTATCAAAAGAAGTGAGTGCTCGTGAGAAAGAGCTGACTCATCAAGTGCATAGAGAGATTCTTGTTCGATGCTTGGACCAG GTAAAAACTCTTGCACCAATTCTTATTTGCtccatgaaaatttttattcatattatatctCAAGGAGGTAAGGGAGCGGAAGAAGCAgcagaaaatcgaaattatttatctggTAGAATGTCTGaggaattaaacgaaattattagagTATTGCAGTTAACGACCTATGATGAGGAAGAGTGGGATGCTGATCAGTTAACA GTTCTTAAAAAAGCCCAGAGCGCTATTGAGTCGAGAATAAGAGCAGCATATGATTGGTTAGATGACGGACTTGCCCTTCGCGGCGGAGTAAGAGAGAAATGTCTTCGTCAAATAGTAGAACAAGCCCAACGTTTGGCGGATAGATATCTTCCTCCATCGCAATCGGAaccattgaataaattaacttCACAAATTGTTACTATGATCAATGCTCTTTGTGAGTTACGACAGAATGAAAGAG GAACAACACCACAAGCGGAGGCTTTAGCGCGCGGTATTAAAGAAAAGGTGAACGAACTTAGAAGTTCTATCGCATCCGCTATAGTGGCTGCCGACAAATCTGGAACTACTCAGACTGCTCACACGGTCGCAGGTCGTCTAGAACAAGCTAACAAATGGTTGTTGAATCCTCAAAACGATGATAAAGGACTTGGCCAGAGAGCTATAGCACTGATCATACATGAAGGAAAAAAG GTTGCTGAAGGTTTGCCGGGCATACACAAGGCAGAGATTCTGCAGTTGTGTGACGAAGTTGATAATCTTTCTCATCAACTTGGAGATCTTTGTGCTCATGGACTAGGGAATACACCACGGGCTCAAGAAATTGCTCGTCAGTTATCACATAAATTGTACGAGTTGAAGAACAGAATACGGCAGGCAGTTGTATCCAGAGTGGTTGAAGATTTTATCGACATCACGACACCTTTGAAACAGTTTACGGATGCTGTGCTAGCCCCAGAAGGTACACCAGGACGCGATCAGAACTTCAACGATAAAACACATGCTcttcaaacattttctaataGGGCGGCCAAGACAGCCAGGATGGTAGCTGCTGGTg GGAGTGGTGGAAACAAAAAGCTAGCAGAAGCATTGACCGCAAGTGCATCACAAGTCGAGTCGTTGACTCCTCAGTTGATAAACGCTGGACGAATTCGAATGACGTATCCGAACAGTAAAGCTGCAGAtgaacattttgaaaatttaagacAGCAGTATGCAGGAACAATGCAAAGGGCTCGAGCATTATGTGACGAGGCAACAGATAGTGGTGACTTTATTAGAACTTCTGAAGAACAAATGCAAAAGCACTCGTTCCTTTGTGAAGAAGCTATTGCTAAGAGTCATCCACAAAAAATGGTAGATAATACAGCCGCCATCGCTAGACTGGCTAATCGAGTGATTCTGGTGGCTAAACAGGAAAGCGATAATAGCGAAGATCCTGCCTTCATTCAGAGAGTTAACTATGCAACGGATATACTTCAAAATA GCGTTGCACCAATGGTACAAGATGCAAAGCTGgttgcaattaatataaatgatagtAATGCAATCTCTCATTGGAGAGAAAGCAACCGAGCA CTCTTGGCTAATGTTGGTCATGTACGTAAAGCTATTGCGGTGCAACCCGATGTCATACCTCCGCCAGATGTGTCACAATTACATCTTAATGATG ACGAACAATTGCCAAGCCGTCGATATAATTACTTCACAGACAAAG TTGGTGAACCTTTAAGAAATCAGCCATCGCCAAGCAATTTATGTGTCATCAGCCCTAATCTGAACACAAATAAACCCCAACATCGCGCTATCAGTCCATTACCAAAGTGGGCACGTGAAG gaGATAACCCTGATCTCCTGTATCAAGAACTGGCTTCTGACAACGAGTTAGAAAAATCAGTTCACGATGGag aAGTCGCACCACCACGTCCCCCATTACCTGGTGGAGACATAGCACCTCCAAGACCTCCACCTCCAGAAACAGATGACGAGGACGAAATGTTCATGCATGCGCCACAACCTAATCAGCCTATAATG ATGGCAGCTCATGGCTTACATCAAGAAGTACGACAATGGTCCAGCAAAGACAATGAGATTATTGCAGCTGCAAAGAAGATGGCTATTTTGATGGGTAGATTGTCAGGTTTAGTCAGAGGCGAAGGTGGCAACAAGCGAGATTTAATTGCTTGTGCAAAAGCTATTGCAGAAGCCTCTCAAGAAGTGACTCGTCTAGCCAAAGAACTAGCTAGGGAATGTACTGATAAACGTATTCGTACA AACCTTCTTCAAGTTTGCGAGCGTATACCCACTATAGGCACacaactgaaaatattatcaacaGTCAAAGCTACTATGCTAGGTGAACAAG GTACAGAAGAAGACCAAGAAGCCACAGACATGCTCGTCGGGAACGCCCAAAATCTTATGCAGAGCGTAAAGGAAACTGTCCGTGCAGCAGAATGTGCAAGCATAAAGATACGAACAGCTTCTGGTATGAAGTTGCGCTGGGTACGACGCCAGCCTTGGTACCAATATTGA